Proteins encoded together in one Prochlorococcus marinus str. MIT 9211 window:
- a CDS encoding Rieske 2Fe-2S domain-containing protein — MEDDRFQQFNKVKLSNGASITKNLLENTSNEKKTHKSKQPTNQLKSGLLGWYAVCSIREISGDDPYFFTMFNEPLMIYKDKDSNLRCIKDLCPHRGASFRGGQIIDGELVCPYHGAKFSSTGKCTNLSRITCNHIVDSNYNNYATKIHLYQYLCKEVGDYIFINYTGSSSTNLEEIEVKENIDSKILNTYGFKTEEYKFEEVIVDFKCDWARIVENHLDILHLFWVHGETIPDADVNRNVITSFNQEITRDSNQIESKYKYKEKDKGEFIRIKFLPPGRIIIYKGNPEESRYIQVLDHIPLAKNQARVIVRHYRKFLKNNFFNSLILFKNLQHRIFYKVFAEDYMILRTQTFNDQMGYIEKDNVKLLGEDKMIQYYWDWYKNSLNEDKPWDIHPIKSDTNSVHQELAMLYPPENKILAEKNNREIVVKLIARLIIPIGLAFLLI; from the coding sequence ATGGAAGATGACAGGTTTCAACAATTTAATAAAGTTAAGTTGAGCAATGGTGCTTCCATAACAAAGAATTTGCTCGAAAATACTAGTAATGAGAAAAAGACTCATAAATCTAAACAACCTACCAATCAGTTAAAGAGTGGTCTTCTTGGTTGGTATGCAGTTTGTAGTATTCGAGAAATAAGTGGGGATGATCCTTATTTCTTTACTATGTTCAATGAACCGTTGATGATATATAAAGATAAAGATTCAAATTTAAGGTGTATAAAAGATCTATGCCCACACAGAGGGGCCTCGTTCCGAGGAGGCCAAATTATAGACGGAGAACTTGTTTGTCCTTACCATGGCGCGAAATTCTCATCTACAGGAAAGTGCACCAATTTAAGTAGGATAACCTGCAATCATATAGTTGACAGCAATTACAATAATTATGCAACTAAGATACATCTCTATCAGTACTTATGCAAAGAAGTAGGAGACTATATATTTATAAATTATACTGGTAGTTCATCTACAAACCTTGAAGAAATAGAAGTTAAAGAAAATATAGATTCAAAAATACTTAACACCTATGGATTTAAAACAGAGGAGTATAAATTTGAAGAAGTTATAGTAGATTTTAAATGTGATTGGGCTAGAATAGTTGAGAATCACCTAGACATACTTCACTTATTTTGGGTTCATGGAGAAACTATACCTGATGCCGATGTTAACAGAAATGTTATTACAAGTTTCAATCAAGAAATAACACGAGACAGCAATCAAATAGAAAGCAAGTATAAATACAAGGAAAAGGATAAAGGTGAATTTATAAGGATCAAATTTCTTCCACCTGGTCGGATTATAATTTACAAGGGTAATCCAGAGGAATCACGGTATATTCAAGTTCTGGATCATATTCCCCTTGCTAAGAATCAAGCAAGAGTTATAGTTCGGCATTACAGGAAGTTCCTTAAAAATAATTTCTTTAATAGTTTAATTCTATTTAAAAATCTTCAGCATAGAATATTCTATAAGGTTTTTGCCGAAGACTATATGATTCTAAGGACTCAAACATTTAATGACCAAATGGGATATATAGAAAAGGACAATGTTAAGCTTTTAGGAGAAGATAAAATGATCCAATATTATTGGGATTGGTACAAAAACTCCCTAAATGAGGATAAGCCATGGGACATACATCCAATTAAAAGTGACACAAATAGTGTCCATCAAGAATTAGCTATGTTATACCCTCCTGAGAATAAAATACTAGCAGAAAAAAACAACAGGGAAATTGTGGTTAAGTTAATAGCTAGGCTAATTATTCCTATAGGGCTCGCA